The Coffea arabica cultivar ET-39 chromosome 3c, Coffea Arabica ET-39 HiFi, whole genome shotgun sequence genome contains a region encoding:
- the LOC113734548 gene encoding uncharacterized protein: protein MVLFPNYPLNASKHTSSGFQTWWAMVHDDHLLKGRDALIKSVQSNGEQKKSKGKELANLNNASKVGNSLEMKQKTMRSEKEILTSSNNKATSPEDLTPNEGFSKGISFHLPSNIVEAVDHDSCNSHEKKRSEPFNEEDEQSTSTDQHWKRKKSKLDDQDLIFIDDGEPSQVSVEGPTAFELLAKQVVGSTQQKGASENSKKAVDDENVTQQIMAQKAEHMTPSAKRKLKVFYPPSWPRAPRVSEFCPQNVISTCRRDYIQMLWNNLRVMISQTVLERMPALEIKANEIMEEMQSFNATDISNLQGLLKAFFANAAHYVAVKSSLSNKISAESYDELLSTAIQHLRDAQSKERQ from the exons ATGGTACTTTTTCCTAACTATCCCTTGAATGCTAGCAAACACACATCTTCAGGCTTTCAAACATGGTGGGCTATGGTGCATGATGATCATCTCCTCAAAGGGCGTGATGCTTTGATTAAGAGTGTCCAATCAAATGGGGAGCAGAAGAAGTCGAAAGGGAAGGAACTTGCAAATCTGAACAATGCTTCCAAGGTTGGCAATAGTCTTGAGATGAAGCAAAAGACTATGAGAAGCGAGAAGGAGATTTTGACGAGTTCAAACAACAAAGCTACTTCCCCTGAGGACCTTACTCCTAATGAAGGATTTTCGAAGGgtatttcatttcatcttcctTCAAACATTGTGGAAGCTGTTGATCATGATTCTTGCAATTCACATGAGAAGAAGAGGAGCGAACCTTTTAATGAGGAGGATGAGCAATCCACCAGTACGGACCAGCATTGGAAGCGCAAGAAGTCCAAG TTGGATGATCAAGACTTGATTTTCATTGATGATGGAGAACCAAGTCAAGTATCAGTTGAAGGACCTACTGCATTTGAACTTTTGGCCAAACAAGTGGTCGGTTCTACCCAACAAAAGGGTGCTAGTGAGAATTCCAAAAAAGCAGTAGATGATGAAAATGTGACTCAGCAAATCATGGCACAGAAGGCGGAGCATATGACTCCATCGGCCAAAAGGAAACTCAAAGTTTTTTATCCACCATCGTGGCCAAGGGCACCTCGAGTATCTGAATTTTGCCCCCAAAATGTGATCTCAACATGCCGTCGAGACTACATCCAAATGTTGTGGAATAACTTGAGAGTGATGATATCTCAAACAGTTTTGGAGCGCATGCCAGCTCTTGAAATAAAAGCCAACGAGATCATGGAGGAAATGCAAAGCTTCAATGCCACAGATATCTCAAATTTGCAAGGCCTTTTAAAGGCTTTCTTTGCAAATGCAGCTCATTACGTTGCAGTGAAATCTTCTCTCTCAAATAAAATTTCAGCTGAATCATATGATGAGTTGCTTTCTACGGCCATCCAACATCTTAGAGACGCTCAGAGTAAGGAGAGACAATAG
- the LOC113734550 gene encoding uncharacterized protein — MGSKAILLLCLLAAVLMIASEVTARDLAENTNAAEKSTEGLEESKYGGGGGCHGYGCGGGGGGCHGYGCGGGGGGHCYGGHCGGGGGGGHCYHGCCGHGYGGCRCCTYAGEPKDAGYTEPETKPQN; from the exons atgggtTCCAAGGCAATTCTCCTCCTATGCCTTTTAGCAGCAGTTCTGATGATTGCCTCAGAGGTGACAGCCAGGGATTTGGCCGAAAATA CCAATGCAGCAGAGAAGAGTACTGAAGGCCTGGAAGAATCCAAGTACGGTGGTGGCGGCGGTTGTCATGGATACggttgtggtggtggtggcggcGGTTGTCATGGATACggttgtggtggtggtggcggcGGCCATTGTTATGGAGGCCATTGTggtggcggcggcggcggcggccaTTGTTACCATGGTTGCTGTGGCCACGGCTATGGAGGCTGCAGATGCTGCACATATGCTGGTGAGCCAAAGGACGCTGGTTACACTGAGCCAGAAACCAAACCGCAAAACTAA